Proteins from one Sabethes cyaneus chromosome 2, idSabCyanKW18_F2, whole genome shotgun sequence genomic window:
- the LOC128733634 gene encoding eukaryotic translation initiation factor 3 subunit C encodes MSRFFAGGSESDSDSSSDSEPIQRQAAQQFTFSDEEEDVKRVVRSTKEKRYEDLSNIIKSIRNYKKIKDMSSLLSSFEDLTRAYAKALPVITKVENGITPRFIIRALAELEDFINEVWDDREGRKNLSKNNSKSLGTLRQKFRKYIKDFESDLKKFRESPDAGDDDEEEEDKKDDQSEDEEVTAPTATRQVSFKKTVEKVKIEKEDDDSDDSIDWGSDSESEESSSDEDTQYTSIRERFLKRSDKDDGEDGEKKKEKKKVREAKDSRKSKRVDDDDEGWEVVNGNRSATSEQPKMFAKDAEIDINLVINKLNEVMAARGKKRTDRKLQIEFLRELRAVADANNLGAAVAAKIRFNIVSAIFDYNPKVSEPMKLEHWSKLLEEIQALIKLLLANDDIHLSETVLDENEEYETAPYKIRGCMLTTVERLDDEFTKLLKECDPHSNDYVDRLKDEVTVTNVIEEVVKYVERLGDEMETCRIYLRKIDHLYYKFDPNVLKKRKGQLPAGTTTSVDEMERLCRFIYAKDQTDRLRTRAILSHIFHHALHDNWFQARDLVLMSHLQETIHHSDPPTQILYNRTMANLGLCAFRHGNIKDAHQCLVDLMMTGKPKELLAQGLVPQRQNERSLEQEKVEKQRQMPFHMHINLELLECVYLVSAMLLEIPYMAAHEFDARRRMISKTFYQQLRSSERQSLVGPPESMREHVVAAAKAMRHGDWNACANFIVNKKMNVKVWDLFYEADRVREMLTKFIKEESLRTYLFTYSNVYASISVPYLAEMFDLPKSKVHSLISKMIINEELMASLDDPTETVVLHRSEPSRLQALSMQLSDKVTNLVDSNERIFEMKQGNFFQRGGNQGYNRDRQNYRNQNQGQNWNNNRRQDNRGNRGNRNQNRDHRDQRDHRVEFVDEKAE; translated from the exons ATGTCTCGTTTCTTTGCTGGTGGCTCGGAGTCCGACTCCGATAGTTCATCTGATAGTGAGCCAATTCAACGTCAGGCTGCACAACAGTTCACA TTCAGTGACGAAGAAGAAGACGTCAAACGCGTCGTCCGCTCTACTAAGGAAAAGCGCTATGAAGACCTCTCGAATATAATCAAAAGTATTCGAAACTACAAAAAGATTAAGGATATGTCCAGCTTGCTGAGCAGCTTCGAAGATCTAACACGAGCTTATGCTAAAGCGTTGCCGGTGATTACAAAGGTGGAAAACGGAATTACTCCGCGCTTCATAATTCGCGCCCTAGCTGAACTCGAGGATTTCATCAATGAAGTGTGGGACGATAGGGAAGGACGAAAGAACCTGTCAAAGAATAATTCCAAGTCTCTAGGAACGTTGCGACAAAAGTTTAGAAAGTACATTAAAGACTTCGAGAGCGACTTGAAGAAGTTCCGCGAGTCTCCGGATGCTGGTGATGACGATGAAGAAGAGGAAGATAAGAAAGATGATCAATCGGAAGATGAGGAAGTGACAGCTCCTACAGCTACAAGACAGGTGTCTTTCAAGAAGACGGTGGAAAAGGTTAAAATTGAAAAGGAAGATGACGATTCGGATGATTCGATTGACTGGGGCTCGGATTCGGAATCCGAAGAAAGTTCTAGTGACGAAGACACCCAATATACTAGCATTCGCGAGCGGTTCTTGAAACGTTCCGATAAGGATGATGGCGAAGACGGCGAGaagaagaaggaaaagaaaaaagtcagAGAAGCGAAAGATAGCCGCAAGAGCAAGCgagttgatgatgatgacgaaggATGGGAAGTGGTGAACGGAAATCGATCTGCTACCTCGGAGCAACCGAAAATGTTCGCCAAGGATGCAGAAATCGACATCAATTTGGTAATTAACAAATTGAACGAGGTGATGGCTGCTCGTGGCAAGAAGAGAACTgatcgaaaattgcaaattgaatTTCTGCGAGAGCTCCGTGCCGTAgctgatgctaacaatctgggCGCAGCTGTAGCGGCTAAAATTCGCTTTAATATTGTTTCGGCTATATTTGATTATAACCCAAAAGTATCAGAACCCATGAAACTGGAACATTGGTCTAAATTGCTGGAGGAAATACAAGCGCTCATTAAGTTACTTCTGGCTAATGACGATATTCATTTGTCTGAAACTGTACTTGATGAGAACGAAGAGTATGAAACGGCTCCTTATAAAATTCGTGGCTGTATGCTGACGACTGTTGAGCGTTTAGATGATGAATTTACCAAGTTATTAAAGGAATGTGATCCGCATAGTAATGATTATGTAGATCGCTTGAAAGACGAAGTCACTGTAACCAACGTCATTGAAGAGGTTGTTAAATACGTAGAGCGCTTGGGAGATGAAATGGAAACATGTAGAATCTACCTGCGTAAAATTGATCATCTGTACTACAAATTTGATCCAAATGTGTTGAAAAAACGAAAAGGACAATTACCAGCCGGAACAACGACTTCGGTTGATGAAATGGAACGCCTTTGCCGTTTTATTTATGCTAAAGATCAAACGGATCGTCTTCGTACTCGTGCTATTTTGTCACATATTTTCCACCATGCTTTGCACGATAACTGGTTCCAAGCTCGCGATTTGGTCCTGATGTCTCATTTGCAAGAGACAATTCATCATTCAGATCCGCCTACGCAAATTCTCTACAATAGAACAATGGCCAATCTAGGTCTATGTGCATTCCGACATGGTAACATCAAAGATGCTCACCAGTGTTTAGTAGATTTAATGATGACTGGTAAACCGAAAGAGCTTCTTGCACAGGGACTGGTTCCTCAGCGTCAAAACGAGCGTTCGCTGGAACAAGAGAAGGTTGAAAAACAACGTCAAATGCCCTTCCATATGCACATCAATCTGGAACTTCTTGAGTGTGTCTATTTGGTTTCAGCAATGTTATTGGAAATTCCCTACATGGCAGCGCATGAATTCGATGCTCGTCGTCGCATGATAAGCAAGACTTTTTATCAACAGCTGCGTTCTTCGGAACGACAATCGTTAGTAG GTCCCCCGGAGTCTATGCGCGAGCACGTTGTGGCAGCAGCTAAAGCCATGCGCCATGGCGACTGGAATGCTTGCGCAAACTTTATCGTTAACAAAAAAATGAACGTTAAGGTTTGGGATCTGTTCTATGAAGCTGATCGCGTGCGGGAAATGTTGACTAAATTTATCAAAGAAGAATCCCTACGTACATACCTATTTACCTATTCCAATGTGTACGCTTCAATCAGCGTTCCTTATTTAGCGGAAATGTTCGATTTGCCGAAGAGCAAGGTTCATTCTTTAATCAGTAAGATGATCATTAATGAAGAACTGATGGCTTCGCTGGATGATCCAACTGAAACCGTAGTATTACATCGTTCTGAACCGTCGCGTTTGCAAGCATTGTCGATGCAGCTATCTGATAAGGTGACTAACTTGGTCGACTCCAACGAGCGCATATTTGAGATGAAGCAGGGTAACTTCTTCCAACGCGGTGGAAATCAGGGCTATAATCGAGATAGACAAAACTATCGTAACCAAAACCAGGGTCAGAACTGGAACAACAACCGGCGCCAGGATAACCGTGGTAACCGTGGAAACCGCAATCAAAATCGCGATCATCGTGACCAACGTGACCATCGTGTAGAATTTGTTGACGAAAAAGCTGAGTAA